Proteins encoded within one genomic window of Fusarium musae strain F31 chromosome 4, whole genome shotgun sequence:
- a CDS encoding hypothetical protein (EggNog:ENOG41) — MMPDALRNIDTIGADVILATVLFLINSELIESGWQSWRPHLEGAKKLLNMIEPYTGSDTTLRDYIVADCYVYCTLSLSFNPSQPGTQAASFAPNQVKETLSRTNNSFFCCPPEVLDILRETAQLLHAEAQGNVSSNEALIEFTNLLDRVQRLDVLKWAKDRMPDASKTALWSSARTGSAHRLATCLYIIQAAPALRARMPDQVPKTLIQDLYETLLPQPDEDPNFKATGWPTFIYGTTATTPESRAWVMDRLKAVAQINPWGFLYSAIDTLQILWKHENGDDGCMNWLQKLKDLNVDFLMV; from the exons ATGATGCCCGATGCCTTACGGAATATTGACACCATTGGAGCCGATGTGATTCTTGCTACTGTTTTGTTTCTCATCAACTCAGAGCTCATTGAGTCTGGGTGGCAAAGTTGGAGGCCTCATCTCGAGGGTGCGAAGAAGCTTTTGAATATGATAGAACCATATACTGGCTCTGACACCACTCTGAGAGACTATATTGTTGCGGACTGTTATGT CTATTGCACATTGAGCTTGTCTTTCAACCCATCACAACCAGGCACCCAGGCAGCATCATTTGCACCAAATCAAGTCAAAGAAACATTGTCGCGAACCAACAActctttcttctgctgcCCCCCTGAAGTTCTCGACATCCTCCGCGAGACAGCACAACTTTTACATGCCGAAGCTCAAGGCAACGTCTCCAGCAATGAAGCGCTTATCGAATTCACCAACCTACTAGACCGGGTACAACGTCTCGATGTCCTCAAATGGGCAAAGGACAGAATGCCAGATGCCAGCAAAACCGCCCTTTGGAGCAGTGCCCGAACTGGCTCCGCGCACAGATTGGCAACATGTCTCTACATCATCCAGGCAGCTCCCGCACTACGGGCCAGGATGCCAGACCAAGTTCCCAAAACACTCATCCAGGATCTTTACGAGACGCTCCTACCACAGCCTGACGAAGACCCAAACTTCAAAGCCACGGGCTGGCCCACCTTTATTTATGGAACAACGGCGACGACTCCGGAGAGCCGGGCGTGGGTTATGGATCGATTGAAGGCGGTAGCGCAAATCAACCCATGGGGATTTCTATACTCTGCGATTGATACGTTGCAAATTTTGTGGAAGCATGagaatggcgatgatggatgcATGAATTGGTTGCAGAAACTCAAGGATTTGAACGTGGACTTTTTGATGGTTTAG
- a CDS encoding hypothetical protein (EggNog:ENOG41), whose translation MTNLQKNSNVRLFECSIDRDEIRRSFYRFLVDGSLIKYVITAPGTFLCDHQDRTFEPVLLGTLFPQFPPGDWNNGHVARDPATGEPSFVKTETVEFPQVQTCWHPLRFNELDFTRQQRLRQGVHVSTHPDVNAGKPVLVKFAVWPWEAHYAEAETTAYEWLQNIEVVPKFLGHVTEGKDGRVIGFVTEFVEGARPAESRDIEGCEKALKKLHELSIKMGDTNKFNFLVHDGRDVMIADLEAAEQGCSQEELEEEMKGLKACLEDTSFLGGVYIVKE comes from the coding sequence ATGACGAACTTGCAGAAAAACTCCAACGTGAGATTATTTGAATGTTCCATCGACAGAGACGAGATTAGGCGAAGCTTTTATCGTTTTCTCGTCGATGGAAGCCTCATAAAATACGTTATCACGGCGCCGGGCACATTTCTCTGCGATCATCAAGACCGTACTTTCGAGCCTGTCCTTCTTGGGACTCTCTTCCCCCAATTCCCTCCCGGTGACTGGAATAATGGCCATGTTGCTCGGGACCCCGCTACAGGCGAGCCTTCATTTGTTAAGACCGAGACCGTGGAATTTCCTCAAGTACAGACCTGCTGGCATCCACTGAGGTTTAACGAGCTCGATTTTACTCGCCAACAACGATTGAGACAGGGAGTTCATGTTTCGACGCACCCTGATGTCAACGCTGGTAAACCTGTGCTAGTCAAGTTTGCTGTTTGGCCATGGGAGGCTCATtatgctgaagctgaaacTACAGCTTATGAATGGCTTCAGAACATCGAGGTCGTGCCCAAATTTCTTGGTCATGTTAcagaaggcaaagatggaCGTGTTATCGGGTTTGTCACGGAGTTCGTTGAAGGCGCAAGACCTGCAGAGTCAAGAGACATCGAGGGATGCGAAAAGGCTCTGAAGAAGCTACATGAACTCAGTATCAAGATGGGTGACACTAACAAGTTCAATTTCCTGGTCCACGATGGTCGCGATGTGATGATAGCTGATTTAGAGGCAGCTGAGCAAGGATGCTCGCAAGAAgagctcgaggaggagatgaagggtcTCAAAGCATGTCTCGAAGACACTTCTTTCCTGGGTGGAGTGTATATTGTGAAAGAATGA
- a CDS encoding hypothetical protein (EggNog:ENOG41): MSPKSAPPDMEHHVSGQSNKPLSRPAHALPADTVIQELNTTPATGLSVSEASQRLVEYGPNDLGEEEGVKPIKIFIEQICNCMTLVLILALAASFGIQAWIEGGALALIILLNIIIGFFQDLQAARTVHSLKSLSLPTANVFRDGKTITIQTSEIVPGDIVDLKLGDSVPADIRLFEVSNFESNEALLTGESLPVRKNHTMQFDDDTGPGDRLNVCYSSTIVTKGRGRGVVFATGAYTEIGAIAAALKDTGRKRREVKREENGKASFLSHVAKWLLTTYDVIGEFLGVNVGTPLQRKLSQLFLYVFGFAIVCAIIVLAANKFDPRKDVIIYAVATAVGTLPVSLILVLTITMAAGTKQMVGRKVVVRNMQSLEALGGVTNICSDKTGTLTQGKMVVRMAWLPGHGTYSVESTNEPYNPQAGDTNFTPVQPTDLPAQCEDEKSHSISPHDEPAANEALKHYLDIASLANLAVVEKGHRDDGTEEWLVQGDPTEIAIQVFVTRFNWNRMSLSSGQNPRWKQLAEFPFDSEVKKMSVVFQDTLSKETHIFTKGAVERVLSSCVSMEESGRIEPLDELAKETILANMEAFARLGLRVLALASRSPITGLPEDLSSAIDRSEFEKDLVFRGLIGIYDPPRPETRGSVQMCQKAGISVHMLTGDHPETARAIAAEVAIIPSPERMRMVRRDVADTMVMAAHDFDHLSDADLDAMPELPLVVARCSPTTKVRMIEALHRRGRYVAMTGDGVNDSPSLKHADVGIAMGLNGSDVAKESSDIILTDDNFASILNAIEEGRRIFDNIQKFILHVLAANVAFVTCLLVGLSFKDESGVSIFVLTPVEIIWMLLVAGAFTETGLGFEQASPDILRRPPHSLKYGVFTPEFLVDLVVYGILMLISILGSSVIVLYGFNDQGLGHDCNSKYSASCDTVFTARSTAFTTMTWDFLLFAWQLVDFRRSFFAEIFEKGGSFKAWTKRLWKNPFLFWSVTLSTVLIPPTLYIPVINHVVFMHNPITWEWAVIFIAVGVFFAGAEGYKWAKRVYFRRTVAKEFRKNITDVELYAFGRYMDGSEDGSESNCDVGKKC; encoded by the exons ATGTCTCCCAAGTCAGCTCCTCCGGACATGGAGCATCATGTTTCTGGTCAATCCAACAAACCGCTATCGCGTCCAGCACATGCTTTGCCAGCTGACACGGTTATCCAAGAGCTCAACACGACTCCAGCTACTGGTTTGAGTGTTTCCGAGGCATCGCAACGACTTGTTGAGTATGGACCCAATGATCTtggtgaggaagagggtGTGAAGcccatcaagatcttcattGAGCAGATCTGCAATTGCATGACCTTG GTCTTGATTCTAGCTCTCGCTGCAAGTTTCGGTATACAAGCCTGGATCGAAGGCGGCGCTCTCGCTCtgatcatcctcctcaacattATCATAGGTTTCTTCCAAGACCTACAAGCGGCCCGAACCGTCCACTCCCTCAAGTCTCTCAGTCTCCCGACAGCCAACGTCTTCCGCGATGGGAAAACAATCACGATTCAAACAAGCGAAATCGTACCAGGCGACATCGTAGATCTCAAGCTGGGTGATTCTGTACCAGCTGATATTCGTCTGTTTGAAGTTTCCAACTTCGAGTCAAACGAGGCATTGCTCACTGGAGAGTCACTCCCTGTACGAAAGAATCATACGATGCAGTTCGATGACGACACTGGACCGGGCGATCGCCTCAATGTTTGCTACAGCTCTACCATTGTTACCAAGGGTCGTGGTAGAGGCGTTGTATTTGCTACTGGGGCTTATACTGAGATAGGCGCTATTGCAGCTGCTCTGAAAGACACTGGACGGAAGAGGCGGGAAGTCAAACGTGAGGAGAATGGTAAAGCATCGTTTCTATCCCATGTCGCCAAGTGGTTGCTCACAACCTACGATGTTATTGGCGAATTTCTGGGCGTTAACGTTGGAACTCCCCTGCAGAGGAAGCTATCACAGCTTTTCCTCTACGTCTTTGGCTTCGCGATCGTCTGCGCCATCATTGTACTCGCAGCCAACAAATTCGACCCACGCAAAGATGTCATAATTTACGCTGTTGCTACAGCTGTGGGAACATTACCTGTCTCtctgatcttggtcttgactaTTACAATGGCAGCGGGAACGAAGCAGATGGTGGGTCGGAAGGTTGTTGTGAGGAACATGCAGAGCCTAGAAGCTCTTGGAGGAGTCACCA ACATTTGCTCTGACAAGACAGGTACTCTAACCCAAGGCAAGATGGTGGTTAGAATGGCTTGGCTTCCAGGACACGGTACTTACTCGGTGGAATCTACGAACGAGCCATACAACCCCCAAGCTGGCGACACCAACTTTACTCCAGTACAGCCTACCGACCTGCCAGCACAATGCGAGGACGAAAAGTCGCATTCCATCAGCCCCCACGATGAACCTGCTGCCAACGAAGCACTAAAGCATTATCTCGACATCGCATCCCTCGCCAATCTCGCGGTCGTGGAGAAGGGACACAGGGACGATGGTACGGAAGAGTGGCTTGTACAAGGTGATCCTACGGAGATTGCCATCCAAGTCTTTGTTACTCGCTTCAACTGGAACCGCATGTCTTTATCTTCCGGCCAGAATCCACGATGGAAGCAACTCGCTGAATTCCCTTTCGACTCAGAGGTAAAGAAGATGTCGGTAGTGTTCCAAGATACTCTTTCAAAAGAGACGCACATCTTCACCAAGGGCGCAGTCGAGCGGGTACTCAGCAGCTGCGTATCCATGGAGGAATCTGGTAGAATTGAGCCCCTCGACGAACTGGCAAAGGAAACCATCCTGGCCAACATGGAGGCATTTGCACGTCTTGGTCTTCGAGTCCTCGCCCTCGCTAGTCGATCCCCCATCACTGGCCTCCCTGAAGATCTCTCATCAGCCATCGACAGATCCGAGTTTGAGAAGGACCTGGTATTCCGCGGCCTCATAGGCATCTATGATCCTCCACGCCCCGAGACACGTGGTAGTGTGCAGATGTGCCAAAAAGCTGGTATCAGCGTGCACATGCTGACCGGCGACCATCCCGAAACCGCACGAGCCATCGCCGCTGAAGTCGCTATCATCCCGTCCCCAGAACGAATGCGAATGGTCAGGAGGGATGTCGCCGACACAATGGTCATGGCAGCTCATGATTTTGATCACCTCTCAGATGCGGACCTCGATGCTATGCCGGAGTTACCGCTTGTAGTAGCACGTTGCTCTCCCACGACAAAGGTTCGCATGATCGAGGCTTTGCATCGCCGTGGACGCTACGTTGCCATGACTGGTGATGGAGTCAATGACAGCCCTAGCTTGAAGCACGCTGATGTCGGCATTGCGATGGGTCTCAACGGCTCGGATGTTGCAAAAGAGTCTTCTGATATTATCTTGACCGACGATAACTTTGCTTCTATCCTCAATGCCATTGAAGAGGGTCGGCGGATTTTCGACAATATCCAGAAGTTCATCCTTCACGTTCTTGCTGCCAATGTCGCTTTCGTCACCTGTCTTCTGGTAGGATTGTCCTTCAAAGATGAAAGCGGTGTCTCTATCTTTGTCTTGACACCTGTCGAGATTATTTGGATGTTGCTTGTCGCTGGAGCATTTACCGAGACTGGTCTTGGGTTTGAGCAGGCGAGTCCCGATATCCTTCGTCGACCACCTCATAGT CTCAAGTATGGCGTCTTCACCCCAGAGTTCCTAGTTGACCTTGTGGTCTATGGTATTCTCATGCTCATCAGCATCCTTGGTTCTTCAGTCATCGTTCTCTACGGCTTCAACGACCAAGGCTTGGGACATGACTGCAACAGCAAATACTCTGCCTCCTGCGACACAGTATTTACAGCCAGATCAACAGCTTTCACCACCATGACTTGGgactttctcctctttgCTTGGCAGCTCGTTGACTTCCGTCGTTCGTTCTTTGCCGAGATCTTCGAAAAGGGCGGGAGTTTCAAGGCCTGGACCAAGCGTCTCTGGAAGaatccttttctcttttggtCTGTCACTTTGAGTACTGTTCTCATTCCACCAACACTCTACATCCCTGTCATCAACCATGTTGTCTTCATGCATAATCCCATCACATGGGAATGGGCGGTGATCTTCATTGCCGTCGGCGTTTTCTTTGCTGGGGCGGAGGGTTATAAATGGGCCAAACGGGTTTATTTCCGACGTACGGTGGCGAAAGAGTTTCGTAAGAATATCACAGATGTTGAGCTTTACGCTTTTGGTCGATATATGGATGGTTCAGAGGACGGCAGTGAGTCGAACTGCGATGTTGGCAAAAAGTGTTAG
- a CDS encoding hypothetical protein (EggNog:ENOG41), whose amino-acid sequence MVKLPSPFAEIPRVQLLFDRPSDIERLSSLTSSIDGGVNLWIAREDRNSGLAFAGNKVRKLEYVLADALAQGADTLVTTGGLQSNHMCQTSAAAARLGLKVALYPANRVASQDAEYKYLGNIQANSILGAETFAPDTSEETVIQILKDRGQKPYSIPAGASTHPLGGLGYARWAFELLEQEAKFGVTFDVIALVAGSCSTLGGILAGLKLAQKQGITGSKKHLIGFSVLYPKKEDVVEKVLSIARNAASKIGVSPDEITEDDFEIDTSYIGEGYGQVNQSTADGMKELARMEGILTDPVYTGKAFNGLLHKAKSGALKGKNVLFVHTGGQAVLGAYPQLR is encoded by the exons ATGGTCAAACTCCCGTCACCATTCGCCGAGATTCCTCGGGTACAGTTACTTTTCGACCGACCCTCAGACATCGAGCGATTGTCTTCCCTCACCTCATCTATAGATGGGGGTGTAAACCTATGGATAGCCCGAGAGGACCGCAACTCGGGCCTTGCTTTCGCCGGCAACAAAGTACGAAAGCTCGAATATGTCTTAGCGGACGCTCTCGCGCAGGGAGCCGATACCCTTGTGACTACGGGCGGACTGCAGTCAAACCACATGTGTCAAACTTCTGCCGCTGCGGCTCGACTGGGCCTCAAG GTTGCTCTTTACCCAGCCAATCGTGTAGCATCCCAAGACGCTGAGTACAAGTATCTCGGCAATATCCAAGCAAACTCAATTCTAGGCGCTGAAACCTTCGCCCCAGATACCAGCGAAGAGACTGTGATCCAAATTCTCAAAGATCGTGGGCAAAAGCCTTATTCGATCCCAGCTGGAGCGAGCACGCATCCTCTGGGAGGCTTGGGCTATGCTCGCTGGGCATTTGAACTGcttgaacaagaagcaaAGTTCGGCGTTACATTTGACGTCATCGCTCTTGTTGCGGGTTCCTGTTCCACGCTGGGAGGTATACTCGCAGGCCTTAAGTTGGCGCAAAAGCAGGGTATCACAGGATCTAAGAAGCATCTCATTGGATTTTCGGTATTGTATCCGAAGAaagaggatgttgttgaaaaGGTGTTGAGTATAGCAAGGAACGCAGCTTCAAAGATTGGTGTTTCCCCCGATGAGATCACGGAGGACGACTTTGAAATTGATACTTCTTATATCGGAGAAGGATACGGACAGGTAAACCAAAGCACAGCTGATGGAATGAAGGAGCTAGCAAGAATGGAGGGTATTCTTACTGACCCTGTCTATACCGGTAAAGCCTTCAACGGACTGCTCCATAAAGCCAAGAGCGGCGCACTGAAAGGCAAGAATGTTCTCTTTGTTCATACTGGAGGACAGGCTGTTCTTGGAGCTTATCCACAGTTGAGATAG
- a CDS encoding hypothetical protein (EggNog:ENOG41): MLVRDSRKLVLFVIPLFLLVVFALKLYLDPSSFPAQVQGWVPSQLKKSPGDEQELLADEEPSTTKASPVQSSPAAKTDTPEDKPFGEGIIPQDVSETHIEVFSLSTKDKKFFEIDFRDFTALNPNLIPHPTLENTWIVVAQWLQEGGNSLWFAELVCNAAFQDGVLRCLNSPTTLPVTATVGGDKCEGDMSYFHMNMGPHDARVFYGPDRPYTTYGSNSMHTCFGQFVQDFRTLTSWSGDMENLGLFRIGTELQRPLPWNLVEKNWFLFWDSAGNMYTHYDIRPTRVFAQMNPDGSAGPDLAPNAAGDEQCLAKYLPKLQTDLESIHQTTNSLKVTMCRRDEPSCVPDDSNTFIMVIYQHKSYFNYHSVYEPYVMLFKQQAPFEIHAMSRKPIWIHGRKKYPEKETSDMFYVTSMSWKSRDQKYHGFIGDEMFLGFGVEDVRTGGIDIRAEDILKDMGLCFEG, encoded by the coding sequence ATGCTCGTCCGAGATTCTCGAAAGCTGGTGCTATTCGTGATACCACTCTTTCTGCTTGTTGTGTTTGCACTAAAGCTCTATCTTGATCCGTCATCTTTCCCtgcccaagttcaaggatggGTTCCATcgcagctgaagaagtcaCCTGGGGATGAGCAAGAACTCTTGGCTGACGAGGAACCATCTACAACAAAAGCGTCACCAGTTCAATCGTCACCCGCTGCCAAGACAGATACACCAGAAGACAAACCTTTCGGCGAGGGCATCATTCCTCAAGATGTCAGCGAAACACATATTGAAGTCTTCTCATTATCTACCAAAGACAAGAAGTTCTTTGAGATTGACTTCAGAGACTTCACTGCTCTCAACCCCAATCTCATCCCCCATCCTACCCTGGAAAACACATGGATTGTCGTAGCTCAATGGCTGCAAGAAGGCGGGAATTCCCTCTGGTTTGCTGAGCTTGTTTGCAATGCTGCATTTCAAGACGGCGTCCTTCGATGTCTGAACTCACCCACTACTCTGCCTGTCACTGCGACTGTGGGAGGAGACAAATGTGAAGGCGACATGTCCTATTTCCATATGAACATGGGCCCGCACGACGCACGCGTGTTTTATGGCCCTGATAGGCCTTACACGACGTATGGCTCAAACTCAATGCACACTTGCTTTGGCCAGTTCGTTCAGGACTTTCGTACGCTCACAAGCTGGTCGGGTGATATGGAAAATTTGGGTCTATTCAGAATCGGGACTGAGCTTCAAAGACCACTGCCTTGGAATCTGGTTGAAAAGAATTGGTTCCTCTTCTGGGATTCCGCCGGCAACATGTATACACACTACGACATCAGGCCTACTAGGGTATTTGCCCAAATGAACCCTGACGGCTCAGCTGGTCCTGATCTTGCACCAAATGCAGCTGGCGATGAGCAATGCCTGGCCAAATATCTCCCCAAACTCCAAACCGACCTCGAGTCCATCCACCAGACCACCAATTCTCTCAAAGTCACCATGTGTCGCAGAGACGAACCCTCCTGTGTCCCTGATGACAGCAACACCTTCATCATGGTGATATACCAGCATAAGTCCTATTTCAACTATCACAGTGTGTACGAGCCGTATGTTATGCTATTCAAGCAGCAGGCTCCTTTTGAGATTCATGCCATGTCAAGGAAGCCTATTTGGATTCATGGCCGAAAGAAGTATCCCGAGAAGGAGACTTCAGATATGTTTTATGTGACATCTATGAGCTGGAAGAGCCGTGATCAGAAGTATCATGGATTCATTGGCGACGAGATGTTCCTGGGATTTGGAGTTGAGGATGTTAGAACGGGTGGAATTGATATTAGGGCAGAAGATATCTTGAAAGACATGGGCTTATGTTTTGAGGGTTAG
- a CDS encoding hypothetical protein (EggNog:ENOG41), which produces MSPRTSGLLDSDDWDEVKTDSGSDWTLAKTYADWKPAAAGGKLKHIINTTRSAIRARTRPLENLRPTAYLDGLRGFAALLVYIHHHELWAHGITEQNTVFENAFGYGGKHYFAAFPFIRHFFTGGHYAVSTFFIISGYVLSLKPMGLIQSGELTQLGDVIASSLFRRWIRLYLPIIMAMLIYITFLHMFGVWTRIMTQQKSWYDELWAFYYEFKNFSFVFKEGGEPWLTYNRHLWSIPIELKGSVVIFTAQMAFSRCSKNARLWCEVGLIFYFMYIADGSFYSMFTAGMLLCDLDLLASKGDLPRWMARLEPAKEFIFYHLLIFSLFLGGVPSENSNVEQLAKNRGFYYLSWFKPQAVFDYKWFYLFYAAVFLVASIPRIFWLKSFFETRFCQWLGRISFALYLVHGPVLWTIGERLYVAAGWQNDEIMKNIPHWANKLALPMSGPLGLELSFLLPQLILVPLTFGLADVVTRFIDTPSVKFAAWFYKKALGDPTSKQAKA; this is translated from the coding sequence ATGTCGCCTCGAACAAGTGGTCTCCTTGACAGCGACGACTGGGATGAGGTCAAGACGGACTCAGGCTCAGACTGGACACTTGCAAAGACCTACGCAGACTGGAAACCAGCGGCTGCAGGCGGCAAACTGAaacacatcatcaacaccaccagatCCGCCATTCGCGCCAGAACGCGACCTCTAGAGAACCTCCGTCCAACAGCTTACCTAGACGGTCTTCGAGGCTTTGCGGCTCTGCTTGTATatatccatcatcatgaacttTGGGCACACGGCATCACTGAGCAGAACACAGTCTTCGAGAATGCTTTTGGCTACGGAGGAAAGCATTACTTCGCAGCTTTTCCCTTCATAAGGCATTTCTTCACAGGCGGCCACTATGCTGTGTCgacattcttcatcatctcaggcTACGTTCTGTCGCTCAAGCCAATGGGACTAATTCAGTCTGGAGAGTTAACACAATTGGGCGATGTCATAGCATCTTCCCTCTTCAGGCGCTGGATTCGCCTTTACCTCCctatcatcatggctatgCTCATCTACATCACATTTTTGCACATGTTTGGCGTTTGGACACGAATCATGACGCAGCAAAAGAGCTGGTACGACGAGCTTTGGGCTTTCTATTATGAATTCAAAAACTTTAGCTTCGTCTTCAAAGAAGGTGGCGAGCCATGGCTGACCTACAACCGCCACCTATGGTCTATCCCCATTGAACTCAAAGGCTCTGTCGTTATCTTTACAGCACAGATGGCGTTCTCTCGTTGTTCGAAGAACGCTCGTCTCTGGTGTGAGGTGGGCTTGATCTTCTACTTTATGTACATTGCAGATGGCTCATTCTACTCCATGTTCACGGCTGGTATGCTCCTCTGTGAtctggatcttcttgccAGCAAGGGCGACTTGCCCCGCTGGATGGCACGTCTGGAACCTGCCAAGGAGTTCATCTTTTACCATCTCCTAATCTTCAGCTTGTTCCTTGGTGGAGTGCCATCCGAGAACAGCAATGTTGAGCAGCTTGCCAAGAACAGGGGTTTCTACTACCTTTCATGGTTCAAACCTCAAGCAGTGTTTGACTATAAATGGTTCTACCTCTTCTACGCAGCTGTCTTCTTAGTTGCATCTATCCCCAGAATCTTCTGGCTGAAGAGCTTTTTCGAGACAAGGTTCTGCCAATGGCTTGGACGCATCTCGTTTGCTCTGTATCTCGTCCACGGTCCTGTGTTGTGGACTATTGGCGAGAGACTTTACGTTGCAGCAGGATGGCAGAACGACGAGATCATGAAGAATATTCCCCATTGGGCAAACAAGCTAGCCTTGCCGATGTCTGGACCCTTGGGACTGGAGCTCTCATTTCTCCTCCCTCAGCTGATTCTCGTGCCCTTGACGTTCGGGCTAGCTGACGTCGTGACGCGGTTTATCGACACGCCCAGCGTCAAGTTTGCAGCGTGGTTCTATAAGAAGGCGTTGGGGGATCCAACTAGCAAGCAGGCCAAAGCGTAG